Proteins from a single region of Streptomyces spectabilis:
- a CDS encoding ANTAR domain-containing protein, whose translation MPEQAREERLAAAFVELADTLVDDFDTVSFLHLLATRCVDLLDVASAGVTLSVPESAPLTSGSDEHSHRLEQLAVEWDEGPGLDCLRSGRVVDGALLANGRPHARWPRFAPHALLSGFASVAATPLRLRGRTIGALSLFREQPETPPVAQLRLAQALARLATIGILQQRAAHRQRVIVGQLETALRSRVVIEQAKGALSHRHRISVDEAFTLLRRHARSQRRLLTAVAEEVLNETTDPPQPRTEGTKTTETTERTETTD comes from the coding sequence ATGCCCGAGCAGGCGCGTGAAGAGCGGCTCGCCGCCGCTTTCGTCGAGCTCGCCGACACGCTCGTCGACGACTTCGACACCGTCAGCTTCCTCCATCTGCTCGCCACGCGATGCGTCGACCTCCTGGACGTCGCGTCCGCGGGCGTCACCCTGTCCGTGCCGGAGAGCGCGCCCCTGACGTCCGGGTCCGACGAACACAGCCACCGCCTGGAGCAGTTGGCCGTCGAGTGGGACGAAGGGCCCGGGCTCGACTGCCTCCGCTCCGGCCGGGTGGTCGACGGCGCGCTCCTGGCGAACGGCCGCCCGCACGCGCGATGGCCCCGGTTCGCCCCGCACGCGCTCCTGTCCGGCTTCGCCTCCGTCGCGGCCACGCCCCTGCGGCTGCGGGGGCGGACCATCGGCGCGCTCAGCCTCTTCCGCGAGCAGCCCGAGACGCCGCCGGTAGCGCAGCTCCGGCTCGCACAGGCCTTGGCGCGCCTCGCCACCATCGGCATCCTCCAGCAGCGCGCCGCACACCGGCAGCGCGTCATCGTCGGCCAGCTGGAGACGGCCCTGCGGTCCCGGGTGGTCATCGAGCAGGCCAAAGGCGCCCTGTCGCACCGCCACCGGATCAGCGTGGACGAGGCGTTCACGCTGCTGCGCCGGCACGCCCGCTCCCAGCGGCGGTTGCTCACCGCGGTCGCCGAGGAGGTGCTGAACGAGACGACGGACCCACCCCAGCCGCGGACGGAGGGGACGAAGACGACGGAGACGACGGAGCGGACGGAGACGACTGACTGA
- a CDS encoding maleylpyruvate isomerase family mycothiol-dependent enzyme, whose protein sequence is MDPQLAPDPVLPWLGTPIDARPLFAAEHAALLATLRALEPADWHREAVPGWTVRDLAAHLVGDCYGRLARDRDRHELGPRPGPGETLEAFIHRINQEWVDAWARVSPAAVTDTLELVGAQVTRLFATADLDAASLGVSWAGADPAPMWLDCAREFTEFWTHRQQVRHAVGQDSDPDPRFLGVVLDTFMRALPHTLRHTDAPVGTRVQVRVDGPSGGTWTATATGDRWSLALPDADSSDAGLSDAGLSAAVVELDAETAWRLCTRGISPAAALARARTSGDRRLVEAVIQIVSVVH, encoded by the coding sequence ATGGACCCCCAGCTCGCTCCCGACCCCGTCCTCCCGTGGCTCGGCACCCCGATCGACGCCCGCCCCCTCTTCGCCGCCGAGCACGCGGCGCTCCTGGCGACGCTCCGCGCCCTGGAGCCCGCCGACTGGCACCGGGAGGCCGTACCGGGCTGGACCGTACGGGATCTCGCCGCGCACCTCGTCGGTGACTGCTACGGGCGCCTCGCCCGTGACCGCGACCGCCACGAGCTAGGGCCGCGCCCCGGGCCCGGCGAGACCCTTGAGGCGTTCATCCACCGCATCAACCAGGAATGGGTGGATGCCTGGGCGCGTGTGAGCCCCGCCGCCGTCACCGACACCCTGGAACTGGTCGGCGCGCAGGTCACCCGCCTCTTCGCGACCGCGGACCTCGACGCCGCCTCGCTGGGGGTGTCCTGGGCGGGAGCGGACCCGGCGCCGATGTGGCTCGACTGCGCGCGCGAGTTCACCGAGTTCTGGACCCACCGCCAGCAGGTCCGCCACGCCGTCGGCCAGGACAGTGACCCCGACCCGCGGTTCCTCGGCGTGGTCCTCGACACCTTCATGCGGGCGCTGCCGCACACCCTGCGGCACACGGACGCACCCGTCGGCACCCGGGTCCAGGTGCGCGTCGACGGCCCGTCCGGCGGTACGTGGACGGCCACCGCCACGGGAGACCGCTGGTCCTTGGCCCTGCCCGATGCCGATTCTTCGGACGCCGGTCTTTCCGACGCCGGTCTTTCCGCCGCCGTCGTGGAGCTGGACGCGGAGACCGCGTGGCGGCTGTGCACCCGCGGCATCTCCCCGGCCGCGGCGCTCGCCCGCGCCCGCACGAGCGGGGACCGGCGGCTCGTCGAAGCGGTGATCCAGATCGTGTCCGTGGTCCACTGA
- a CDS encoding SMP-30/gluconolactonase/LRE family protein yields MPILGTSRPRARRAAGSVPPSPLPPLRVLRLPAAGPEDVVVDGAGRVLTGTADGRILRVTLPSPGHGGRVEELARTGGRPLGLEPLPDGRLLVCDAHRGLLRVALEDGGRVEVLAAAVAGEPLRFCSNATAAPDGTVYFTVSSRRYGLDDWRADIVEHVGTGRLLRLAPGGEPEVLLDGLYFANGAALAPDASHVTVAETGARRLVRYWLTGPRAGRSDTFAEDLPGFPDNLSRDEDGTLWVALAGPREPLIDQLRRAPAAVRRAAAAAALRVPVPPRRVLRVMAFSPRGETVRDLARKGAGYRMVTSVAARAGTLVLGSLVEPGIAVCALPPGRA; encoded by the coding sequence ATGCCCATCCTCGGCACCTCGCGCCCGCGTGCCCGGCGCGCGGCGGGTTCGGTCCCGCCGTCTCCCCTGCCACCGCTGCGCGTTCTGCGCCTGCCCGCCGCCGGTCCCGAGGACGTCGTCGTGGACGGGGCAGGGCGGGTGCTCACCGGCACGGCCGACGGACGGATCCTGCGCGTCACGCTGCCGTCCCCGGGGCACGGGGGCCGGGTGGAGGAGCTGGCCCGCACGGGCGGCAGGCCGCTGGGCCTCGAACCGCTGCCCGACGGGCGGCTGCTCGTCTGCGACGCGCACCGGGGCCTGCTGCGCGTGGCCCTTGAGGACGGCGGCCGGGTCGAGGTCCTCGCCGCCGCGGTCGCCGGGGAGCCGCTGAGGTTCTGCAGCAACGCGACCGCCGCCCCCGACGGCACCGTGTACTTCACGGTGTCCAGCCGCCGCTACGGCCTCGACGACTGGCGGGCCGACATCGTCGAGCACGTCGGCACCGGCCGCCTGCTGCGGCTCGCCCCGGGCGGCGAGCCCGAAGTGCTGCTCGACGGCCTGTACTTCGCGAACGGCGCGGCCCTGGCGCCCGACGCGTCACACGTCACCGTGGCCGAGACCGGCGCCCGCCGCCTCGTCCGGTACTGGCTCACCGGCCCCCGGGCGGGGCGGAGCGACACCTTCGCGGAGGACCTGCCCGGCTTCCCCGACAACCTGTCGCGCGACGAGGACGGGACGCTCTGGGTCGCCCTGGCCGGGCCGCGCGAGCCGCTCATCGACCAGCTGCGCCGGGCGCCCGCGGCCGTACGCCGCGCGGCCGCCGCTGCCGCCCTCCGCGTGCCCGTGCCGCCGCGCCGGGTGCTGCGCGTCATGGCCTTCTCGCCCCGGGGCGAGACCGTGCGTGACCTGGCCCGCAAGGGCGCCGGGTACCGCATGGTCACCAGCGTCGCCGCCCGCGCCGGGACCCTCGTCCTGGGCAGCCTCGTGGAGCCGGGCATCGCCGTGTGCGCGCTGCCGCCGGGACGGGCCTGA
- a CDS encoding NAD(P)/FAD-dependent oxidoreductase: MTDQLNSSYDVVVVGGGAAGLNGALMLARARRSVAVLDAGAPRNAPADGVHGLLAREGMPPAELLARGRAEVRGYGGHVASATVTAATRDGAGFAVALADGRTVRARRLLVATGLVDELPDVPGLRDRWGRDVLHCPYCHGWEVRDRAIGILASGPMAVHQALLFRQLSDDVTFFAHTTAPPSDEDAERLAARGIRVVEGEVAGLEVADDRLVGVRLRDGTVVAREALAVSSRIVARAGFLAALGLRATEHPLGIGAFVSCDATGRTEVPGVWVAGNVTDLSAQVGGAAAAGAATGAQINADLVTEDTRLAVEARRSGAPAAAATVGASRG, from the coding sequence ATGACCGATCAGCTGAACAGCAGCTATGACGTGGTGGTGGTCGGTGGCGGTGCCGCCGGACTGAACGGGGCCCTGATGCTGGCCCGCGCACGGCGTTCCGTGGCGGTGCTCGACGCGGGCGCGCCGCGCAACGCCCCGGCCGACGGCGTGCACGGGCTCCTGGCCAGGGAAGGGATGCCGCCCGCCGAACTGCTCGCGCGCGGCCGGGCGGAAGTGCGCGGGTACGGCGGGCACGTCGCGTCCGCCACCGTGACCGCGGCGACCCGCGACGGAGCGGGCTTCGCGGTGGCGCTCGCCGACGGCCGTACGGTCCGGGCGCGGCGGCTCCTCGTGGCCACCGGCCTCGTCGACGAACTGCCGGACGTGCCGGGGCTGCGCGACCGCTGGGGCCGGGACGTGCTGCACTGCCCGTACTGCCACGGCTGGGAGGTCCGCGACCGGGCCATCGGCATCCTGGCGAGCGGGCCGATGGCGGTGCACCAGGCGCTGCTGTTCCGGCAGCTGAGCGACGACGTCACGTTCTTCGCCCACACCACGGCCCCGCCGTCCGACGAGGACGCGGAGCGCCTCGCCGCACGCGGCATCCGCGTGGTGGAGGGCGAGGTGGCGGGCCTGGAGGTGGCGGACGACCGCCTCGTGGGGGTGCGGCTGCGCGACGGCACGGTGGTCGCCCGCGAGGCGCTCGCGGTCTCGTCACGCATCGTGGCGCGCGCCGGTTTCCTCGCGGCGCTCGGGCTGCGGGCGACGGAACACCCACTGGGCATCGGCGCGTTCGTCTCCTGTGACGCCACCGGCCGCACCGAGGTGCCGGGCGTGTGGGTCGCGGGCAACGTGACCGATCTGTCCGCCCAGGTCGGCGGCGCGGCCGCGGCGGGCGCCGCGACCGGGGCCCAGATCAACGCCGACCTGGTCACCGAGGACACCCGGCTTGCCGTCGAGGCCCGGCGGAGCGGGGCCCCGGCGGCCGCCGCCACCGTCGGAGCGTCACGGGGGTGA
- a CDS encoding S1 family peptidase: MRRTTCARLVLSALLVTGSLAVGALPAGAQSEPPTPSPAQLNALDAKVQRQLGDDSAGTYVDRRTGKLVVTVTSEAAAERARAAGATPQRVRRSAAVLDSAMDALESRAKITGTSWGVDPRTNQIAVQADSSVSARDLARLRRVADSLDGAVRVSRVPGTFQREVAGGDAIYGGGSRCSAAFNVTKGSTRYFVTAGHCTNLSANWAATSGGAAVGVREGTSFPTNDYGIVRYTDGSSPAGNVNLYNGGHQEISSAADAVVGQSLRKSGSTTKVTSGTVTAVNVTVNYSDGPVHGMVRTTACSAGGDSGGAHFAGTVALGIHSGSSGCTGTNGSAIHQPVREALAAYGVSVY; encoded by the coding sequence ATGAGACGCACCACCTGTGCGCGCCTCGTCCTGTCCGCCCTCCTCGTCACCGGTTCCCTCGCCGTCGGCGCGCTCCCCGCCGGGGCGCAGAGCGAACCGCCGACGCCCTCCCCGGCGCAGCTCAACGCCCTCGACGCCAAGGTCCAACGGCAGTTGGGCGACGACAGCGCCGGTACGTACGTCGACCGGAGGACCGGGAAGCTGGTCGTCACCGTCACCAGCGAGGCGGCCGCCGAGCGCGCCCGCGCGGCGGGTGCCACCCCCCAGCGGGTGCGGCGGAGCGCCGCCGTGCTCGACTCCGCCATGGACGCGCTGGAGTCCCGCGCGAAGATCACCGGCACCTCCTGGGGCGTCGACCCGCGCACCAACCAGATAGCCGTGCAGGCCGACAGCTCGGTCTCGGCCCGCGACCTGGCCCGGCTGCGCCGGGTCGCCGACTCGCTCGACGGCGCCGTACGCGTCAGCCGCGTGCCCGGCACCTTCCAACGCGAGGTCGCGGGCGGCGACGCCATCTACGGCGGCGGCTCCCGCTGCTCCGCCGCCTTCAACGTGACCAAGGGCTCCACCCGGTACTTCGTCACCGCGGGGCACTGCACCAACCTCAGCGCCAACTGGGCGGCAACGTCAGGGGGCGCGGCCGTCGGCGTACGCGAGGGCACCAGCTTCCCGACCAACGACTACGGCATCGTCCGCTACACCGACGGCTCGTCCCCCGCGGGCAACGTCAACCTCTACAACGGCGGCCACCAGGAGATCTCCTCCGCCGCCGACGCCGTCGTGGGCCAGTCGCTCCGCAAGAGCGGCTCCACCACCAAGGTGACCAGCGGCACGGTCACCGCCGTCAACGTCACCGTCAACTACAGCGACGGCCCCGTGCACGGCATGGTCCGCACCACCGCCTGCTCCGCGGGCGGCGACAGCGGCGGCGCCCACTTCGCCGGGACGGTGGCCCTCGGCATCCACTCGGGCAGCTCCGGCTGCACGGGCACCAACGGCTCCGCCATCCACCAACCGGTGCGCGAGGCGCTCGCCGCGTACGGCGTCAGCGTGTACTGA
- a CDS encoding cupin domain-containing protein yields the protein MTDGKRTAEALLVRPGTAERVPLPHGGGFELLADAAATGGSLGVNRLTLADGADGARPHLHALSTELFYVLDGALDLYLDGAFETVGRGGLVVVPPGMPHAFGAAAGAGADLLAVLTPGVDRFDYFRSLGRIQHGLDSFDRLLPEQDRYDVHFLDASDWRSARAATAARAAGGAQRAKGRRMP from the coding sequence ATGACCGATGGCAAGCGCACCGCCGAAGCCCTGCTCGTGCGGCCCGGCACCGCCGAGCGCGTCCCCCTGCCGCACGGCGGCGGCTTCGAACTGCTCGCCGACGCCGCGGCCACAGGGGGCTCCCTCGGCGTCAACCGGCTGACGCTCGCCGACGGGGCCGACGGCGCGCGACCGCACCTGCACGCCCTGTCGACGGAGCTGTTCTACGTCCTCGACGGGGCGCTCGACCTGTACCTGGACGGCGCGTTCGAGACCGTCGGGCGCGGCGGGCTCGTCGTCGTGCCGCCCGGGATGCCGCACGCCTTCGGCGCCGCCGCCGGGGCGGGCGCCGATCTGCTCGCGGTGCTCACGCCGGGCGTCGACCGCTTCGACTACTTCCGGTCCCTCGGCCGCATCCAGCACGGCCTGGACTCCTTCGACCGCCTCCTGCCCGAACAGGACCGCTACGACGTGCACTTCCTGGACGCCTCGGACTGGCGGTCCGCCCGTGCCGCGACCGCGGCGCGGGCCGCCGGGGGAGCACAACGCGCCAAAGGCCGCCGAATGCCCTGA
- a CDS encoding LysR family transcriptional regulator — protein sequence MELRQLQYFAAVADEGGFSRAAERLGIVQSAVSQQVRRLERELGVRLFRRTTRHVELTGAGERLLPEARAVLAAARRTRQVAADLAAGGAPLRLGTVQGPGDRIQRLLADLAAAAPGLPVRLRRLGLAERLAAVRSGELDAALVRAAATAPGLELLPVWSDPLYVALPAAHRLAGSSALRVEQLGELPLRLAPREQNPPFHDLVTGALRAAGAEPPLGPPFTTLQETLAEIGAGAPSWTVFYEVAGVPSFPRVAVRPLAAPAVTTYVAMPPGAPGPALRRLLEVLPAR from the coding sequence GTGGAACTGCGTCAGCTCCAGTACTTCGCCGCGGTCGCCGACGAGGGCGGCTTCAGCCGGGCCGCCGAGCGGCTCGGCATCGTCCAGTCGGCGGTGAGCCAGCAGGTGCGCCGCTTGGAGCGCGAGCTGGGGGTGCGGCTCTTCCGGCGCACCACGCGGCACGTCGAACTCACCGGCGCGGGCGAGCGCCTGCTGCCCGAGGCCCGCGCGGTGCTCGCCGCGGCGCGGCGCACCCGCCAGGTCGCGGCCGACCTCGCGGCGGGCGGGGCGCCGCTGCGCCTCGGCACCGTGCAGGGCCCCGGCGACCGGATCCAGCGCCTCCTCGCGGACCTCGCGGCCGCGGCGCCCGGGCTCCCCGTCCGGCTGCGGCGCCTGGGGCTCGCGGAGCGGCTCGCCGCGGTGCGCTCCGGCGAGCTGGACGCGGCCCTCGTCCGGGCGGCGGCCACGGCCCCCGGGCTCGAACTCCTGCCGGTGTGGAGCGATCCGCTGTACGTGGCGCTGCCCGCGGCGCACCGGCTCGCGGGCTCCTCGGCGCTGCGTGTCGAGCAGCTCGGGGAGCTGCCGCTGCGCCTCGCGCCGCGCGAGCAGAACCCGCCGTTCCACGACCTGGTGACCGGTGCGCTCCGGGCGGCCGGGGCCGAGCCGCCGCTCGGGCCGCCCTTCACCACGCTCCAGGAGACCCTGGCCGAGATCGGCGCGGGCGCCCCGTCGTGGACGGTCTTCTACGAGGTGGCGGGGGTGCCCTCGTTCCCGCGCGTGGCCGTGCGACCGCTCGCCGCCCCGGCCGTGACGACGTACGTGGCGATGCCTCCGGGGGCGCCGGGCCCCGCGCTCCGGCGGCTTCTTGAGGTGCTGCCCGCGCGGTGA
- a CDS encoding TetR/AcrR family transcriptional regulator, which produces MATPDSAAPPARSAGRPRDTRLDEAIVKATLDLLEESGYPHLTLEGVARRAGTTKPAIRRRWPSRQHLVIAALAEAMGTAPTPDTGCTHCDLILGIETLSQAFGGTLGRRTLPALVAELADDPELDRVFTETVFRPRRATTEAALRRGIERGDIREDADIGLLLDMLGATTYHRVLFGHLPVTDSLAHDVVMTVMGGAATPRWRGHYQRHHERAGSSV; this is translated from the coding sequence ATGGCAACCCCGGATTCCGCAGCCCCGCCCGCCCGTTCGGCGGGCCGCCCGCGCGACACCCGGCTCGACGAGGCCATCGTCAAGGCCACGCTCGACCTCCTGGAGGAGTCCGGCTATCCGCACCTGACGCTCGAAGGGGTGGCCCGGCGCGCGGGCACCACCAAGCCGGCCATCCGCCGCCGCTGGCCGTCCCGGCAGCACCTGGTGATCGCCGCCCTCGCCGAGGCCATGGGCACCGCGCCCACCCCCGACACCGGCTGCACGCACTGTGACCTCATCCTGGGCATCGAGACCCTCAGCCAGGCCTTCGGCGGCACCCTCGGGCGCCGGACGCTGCCCGCGCTCGTGGCCGAACTGGCCGACGACCCGGAGCTCGACCGCGTGTTCACCGAGACCGTCTTCCGGCCCCGCAGGGCCACGACGGAGGCGGCGCTGCGCCGGGGCATCGAGCGCGGCGACATCCGGGAGGACGCCGACATCGGCCTGCTCCTGGACATGCTCGGCGCCACCACGTACCACCGCGTGCTCTTCGGTCATCTGCCGGTCACGGACTCGCTCGCGCACGACGTGGTGATGACGGTCATGGGCGGCGCGGCGACGCCGCGCTGGCGCGGGCACTACCAGCGCCACCACGAGCGCGCGGGCAGCTCCGTGTGA
- a CDS encoding MFS transporter — MPSEQEATVQSVHGGPAASTSPAGEPPGTARAPAAESVFRAPYAALTWGIVLSVGLVAFESMGVATVLPDIAERLGGLHAYGWGLSALMLANLIGTVAAGRDADRHGPARPLAVGLVVFAVGCALAGAAPNWPVFLAGRFLQGLGVGAVMALAYAAISLAYPQHLRARMFALVAGGWTVPSLVGPTLAAVISDHFSWRGVFVLLLPLIAVAAALALPQLRRLDRADGTGGAPAEAPPARWWATPVARSVLLAAGTGVLLAGLQLRQLALLVPLVVAGGVAGVLALRTVTPPGTLTVRRGVPTGVVLRFLLCGAYFGSEAFLPLGLVRLRDLSASQAGLGLSAGAITWVLGAAWQGRADGRWSGRSRAVPIAAGFVVLLVGIVVMALGVLVDAVPALVAVAGWAIGGAGMGVAFNAATTDAMEQAPADRQGEASGAMQLAQTLAVAVLSGLGGAAVSLASAYGSTVTVALTVTFTLTAALAAAGVLAAHRIRPARP, encoded by the coding sequence TTGCCGTCAGAGCAGGAAGCGACCGTCCAGAGCGTCCACGGCGGTCCCGCCGCGTCCACGTCCCCCGCGGGCGAACCGCCCGGCACCGCCCGCGCGCCCGCCGCCGAAAGCGTCTTCCGCGCCCCCTACGCCGCCCTCACCTGGGGCATCGTCCTGTCCGTCGGCCTCGTGGCGTTCGAGTCGATGGGCGTGGCCACGGTCCTGCCCGACATCGCGGAGCGGCTCGGCGGCCTGCACGCCTACGGCTGGGGCCTGTCCGCGCTGATGCTCGCCAACCTCATCGGCACCGTCGCCGCGGGCCGCGACGCCGACCGGCACGGCCCGGCGCGCCCGCTCGCCGTCGGGCTCGTCGTGTTCGCGGTCGGCTGCGCGCTCGCCGGCGCCGCGCCGAACTGGCCCGTGTTCCTCGCGGGCCGCTTCCTCCAGGGGCTCGGCGTCGGCGCGGTGATGGCACTCGCGTACGCGGCCATCTCGCTGGCCTACCCCCAGCACCTGCGGGCGCGGATGTTCGCGCTCGTCGCGGGCGGCTGGACGGTGCCGTCCCTCGTCGGCCCGACCCTCGCCGCCGTGATCTCCGACCACTTCTCCTGGCGCGGCGTCTTCGTCCTGCTGCTGCCCCTGATCGCCGTCGCGGCCGCTCTCGCGCTGCCGCAGCTGCGCCGCCTGGACCGGGCCGACGGCACCGGCGGCGCCCCGGCCGAGGCGCCGCCGGCCCGCTGGTGGGCCACGCCGGTCGCGCGCAGCGTGCTGCTCGCGGCGGGCACCGGCGTGCTGCTCGCCGGGCTCCAGCTGCGTCAACTCGCCCTGCTGGTCCCGCTGGTCGTGGCCGGAGGCGTCGCCGGGGTGCTCGCCCTGCGCACGGTCACGCCGCCCGGCACCCTCACGGTGCGGCGCGGCGTGCCGACGGGGGTCGTGCTGCGCTTCCTGCTGTGCGGGGCGTACTTCGGCAGCGAGGCCTTCCTGCCGCTCGGCCTGGTCCGGCTGCGGGACCTGAGCGCGTCCCAGGCCGGGCTCGGTCTTTCGGCGGGCGCGATCACCTGGGTGCTCGGCGCCGCCTGGCAGGGGCGGGCCGACGGCCGCTGGAGCGGGCGCTCGCGCGCCGTGCCGATCGCGGCCGGGTTCGTGGTGCTGCTCGTGGGCATCGTCGTGATGGCGCTCGGCGTCCTGGTCGACGCGGTGCCCGCCCTGGTCGCCGTGGCGGGCTGGGCGATCGGCGGCGCGGGCATGGGCGTGGCCTTCAACGCGGCCACCACGGACGCCATGGAGCAGGCCCCCGCCGACCGGCAGGGCGAGGCCAGCGGCGCCATGCAGCTCGCCCAGACGCTGGCGGTCGCGGTGCTCAGCGGCCTCGGCGGCGCGGCCGTCTCCCTGGCGTCGGCGTACGGCTCGACGGTGACGGTCGCCCTGACGGTGACCTTCACGCTCACGGCCGCCCTCGCGGCGGCCGGGGTCCTGGCGGCCCACCGCATCCGGCCCGCGCGCCCCTGA
- a CDS encoding DUF2165 domain-containing protein yields the protein MATDTGERTKRRHGGTALGTPAVAAAVLTGVVALYISLVAFGNITDFDSNQQFVRHVLAMDTTFKDEDLMWRAVESRALQDAAYVAIIAWETLAALVLIAGTVLWIAGLRGHGDDFARARAVSTSGLLMLMLLFGGGFIGVGGEWFAMWQSEDWNGLDAAIRVVTLCGIALLVVQLPFAGRRPYGAHPARSGDADD from the coding sequence ATGGCCACGGACACCGGCGAGCGCACGAAGAGGAGACACGGGGGAACCGCCTTGGGAACACCGGCCGTCGCGGCGGCCGTCCTCACGGGTGTCGTCGCGCTCTACATATCCCTCGTCGCGTTCGGGAACATCACGGACTTCGACTCCAACCAGCAGTTCGTCCGCCATGTCCTGGCCATGGACACGACGTTCAAGGACGAGGACCTGATGTGGCGGGCCGTCGAGTCCCGCGCCCTCCAGGACGCCGCGTACGTCGCGATCATCGCCTGGGAGACGCTGGCCGCGCTCGTCCTCATCGCCGGGACGGTCCTGTGGATCGCCGGACTGCGCGGGCACGGTGACGACTTCGCCCGCGCGCGGGCGGTGAGCACCTCCGGGCTGCTGATGCTGATGCTGCTGTTCGGCGGCGGCTTCATCGGCGTCGGCGGCGAGTGGTTCGCGATGTGGCAGTCCGAGGACTGGAACGGCCTCGACGCCGCGATCCGCGTGGTCACGCTGTGCGGCATCGCGCTCCTCGTGGTGCAGCTGCCGTTCGCGGGGCGGCGGCCTTACGGCGCGCACCCCGCGCGGAGCGGGGATGCGGACGACTGA
- a CDS encoding nuclear transport factor 2 family protein, which yields MTQRVELAALIDRLAIDALITDYAGTVDDGDWDAYRQLFTPEGRADYRSAGGIEGSAAEVSAWLAETMRMFAMRQHLVVNRRIRFGVREQDIGDTARIRADYVNPMRFAGQPGAEATTTPDFTCGGRYEFTALRTHGGWRLGQVLVREKWRSTRTADQTWDQAVVGQRTPPLTEPG from the coding sequence ATGACGCAGCGCGTGGAACTCGCCGCCCTCATCGACCGATTGGCCATCGACGCCCTCATCACCGACTACGCCGGTACCGTCGACGACGGCGACTGGGACGCGTACCGACAGCTGTTCACCCCCGAAGGACGCGCCGACTACCGGTCGGCGGGCGGCATCGAGGGCTCCGCGGCGGAGGTGTCCGCGTGGCTCGCCGAGACGATGCGGATGTTCGCCATGCGCCAGCACCTCGTCGTCAACCGCAGAATCCGCTTCGGCGTCCGCGAGCAGGACATCGGCGACACCGCGCGCATACGGGCCGACTATGTGAACCCCATGCGCTTCGCCGGGCAGCCGGGCGCCGAGGCGACCACCACGCCCGACTTCACCTGCGGCGGCCGCTACGAGTTCACCGCGCTGCGTACGCACGGCGGCTGGCGGCTCGGTCAGGTCCTCGTACGGGAGAAGTGGCGCAGCACGCGGACCGCCGACCAGACGTGGGACCAGGCCGTCGTCGGACAGCGGACGCCACCGCTCACCGAGCCGGGCTGA